The genomic window GTGTCCTCCGATGACCTGGACCTGCGCCTTCAGGAAGATGATATGGTATGGAGGCCATCGGATCTGCTTATTTTAGAAATTTCACGCTCCTCGCCCCTTAGCAGTGGAGACCACAGGATTCTGGTTGCTGTGGAGAACGGGAAAACCGATGCAATAAACTTTGAAACCTAATGAGGCTGATGAAGTGCAAAACACCATATATCCTTTCCCAATAGAAAGAGATGAATTCAATGATAAGCTCGGGAAAGGATTTCCCACGGGTTCTCTCATCGTCCTGGAAGGCGGAAGTGGCCAGGGAAAAAGCACCATCACCCAGAGAATTGCCTATGGTCTTATTGAAAATGATACAAATGTGACCTTCATCTCCACACAGATGACCACCAAGGGGTTTATCAACCAGATGTATTCCCTGGATTATCCCATAGCACAGCATTTGCTCAAAAACAGGCTGCTGTATATTCCTGTAATTCCTCTGGTAAAGGCCGCAAAATCCCGTCTTGATTTTATTGAAAGACTTATGTCGGCAGAGGAATTGTTCAATAATGATATCATAGTTATCGATACGATCTCAGCTCTTATCAAATACAGTGCAAACAGCGAAAAAAGCCTGGAACTCATCTCCTTTTTCAAAAAACTAAACGGGATGGGGAAAGTGATTATCCTGACAGTTGAAAGTGGCCAGCTTGAAGAAGAGCTCAATGCGATGTTTCGCTCATCCTCGGATATTTACATGACATTAAAATCAAAGACAATGGGCTCGGAAGTGAAAAGAACACTGATCGTGAACAAGTTTACGGGAGCAAAAGGTAAAGTGGGACAGCTTATCGGTTTCAGGATAGAGCCCAAAGTAGGCCTGGTCGTGGAAATTGCTTCAGTTGCATGATAACAGAGAGGTGAAAAAGTGCAAGCAAATTTTCAGAAGGCAATGCAGACAAATCCGCATCTCAAAACTTATGTGAGCCGGTTTATGAAGCGTGGAGGAGATCGGCCCGAATTTTTGGCCGGCCTGCCCAAAGACCTGGATCCTGAAAATGTCAATATAATTATCCCGGTGGGAGATCCCGTATTTATTCATCTCTATGGCACACCAAAAATGGGAGAGGCACATTATTACGCCGTTGAACCTCAACTCACGGAAAAAGAGCAACGCAAATATGAGGCAATAATGGATCGCATCCTTGAAGATTCCGCAGGAGAAATAGTTCCTGAATCTGAAAAAGAGCTGAAGGATACGATCAATAAGTTACTTAATAAAATTGTGGAAGTCGGGGACGGAGGAGAATTACCTGATATAATTGAAGGCGGGAATCTCCTGCAAAAACTCATTCCCAGAAAACAGACCATCCCTCTCACACAATCTGAATATACCCATATCCACTACCACATCGAGCGCAATATTGTGGGTTCAGGCCCCATTGAACCCATCATCAGGGACCCTTATCTGGAAGATATTCACAGTATTGGCGTCTCGGGCGTATTTATCGTACACAAGGTACTCGGTATGATGAAAACCGATCTGACTTTCGGTACAGAGGCCGGGCTTGACGGATGGCTGCGCAGTATGAGTGAACGGATAGGCCGGCCGGTCAGTGACGCAAAACCCGTTGCTGATGGTGCTTTACCCGACGGGTCACGTATCAATATCATTTACAGTCTCGATGTCAGTAAAAGAGGTAGCAGTTTCACGATGCGTAAGTTCAGTGATGTGCCCATAAGCATAATCCAGCTCATAAACTGGGGGGCTATCGATGTCAATATGGCTGCTTATATGTGGATGTGTCTGGAAAACGGGATGAGCGTTTTTTTCAGTGGAGAAACCGCAAGTGGAAAGACCACCATGCTCAATGCCTGTTTAGCATTCGTAAATC from Methanohalophilus halophilus includes these protein-coding regions:
- a CDS encoding type II/IV secretion system ATPase subunit yields the protein MQANFQKAMQTNPHLKTYVSRFMKRGGDRPEFLAGLPKDLDPENVNIIIPVGDPVFIHLYGTPKMGEAHYYAVEPQLTEKEQRKYEAIMDRILEDSAGEIVPESEKELKDTINKLLNKIVEVGDGGELPDIIEGGNLLQKLIPRKQTIPLTQSEYTHIHYHIERNIVGSGPIEPIIRDPYLEDIHSIGVSGVFIVHKVLGMMKTDLTFGTEAGLDGWLRSMSERIGRPVSDAKPVADGALPDGSRINIIYSLDVSKRGSSFTMRKFSDVPISIIQLINWGAIDVNMAAYMWMCLENGMSVFFSGETASGKTTMLNACLAFVNPTSKIYTAEDTAEVQPPQPVWQQLITREDGPPESRVEMFTLLKAALRSRPNYIIVGEIRGEEGAVAFQGMQTGHPVLATFHASAVTKMIQRLTGNPINVPVTFIDNLNVAMILQAVYRQGKFLRRCISIEEIEGYFEDAGGVVTRAVFQWEPETDTHSFRGLNNSFILEDKIATKLGYEDKRQIYNDLFLRAKILDEMVKRDITDYHDVLKIIVNFYKYGVHGLPFSV
- a CDS encoding ATPase domain-containing protein; amino-acid sequence: MKPNEADEVQNTIYPFPIERDEFNDKLGKGFPTGSLIVLEGGSGQGKSTITQRIAYGLIENDTNVTFISTQMTTKGFINQMYSLDYPIAQHLLKNRLLYIPVIPLVKAAKSRLDFIERLMSAEELFNNDIIVIDTISALIKYSANSEKSLELISFFKKLNGMGKVIILTVESGQLEEELNAMFRSSSDIYMTLKSKTMGSEVKRTLIVNKFTGAKGKVGQLIGFRIEPKVGLVVEIASVA